The DNA region GGTTGGGTTCTTGAGTGacagtggtggtggttgtcATCAAAGCATAGCCATCCAACTCTTGGAAAGACATACCACTTCCCTTACCTTAAGAGAAAGCAGGAGTTGGTCGTGAGGCTTTGGGTTGTTTACTCTTACACAGCAATAACTTGCAGCAAGAAAGCTTACCCTCAGTATAATAGTCGTCTAGTGTTCGTCCACGGAAAGCATTCATCGCAGCACTGTTGTCTGGGCAACCTGTGGTGGTATCGCAACCGAGACCTTCCAGCTCATCCACCACCTGCTTAGCAATAGCACCGGATCTGACCATCTCCCATCCCATACCATCTCCAACCACCAAGATGACATTCTTGTTGCCTTCGTTTCCACACAAAGAAGGCTTGATGGAGTCAACGACACCTTCGCGAAGCAGAAGACGCTGCGAGTTGTCCAGCCCTTTAAAGGGGAACCGAGAAAACCCATTCTTTCCCGCACACTTGTCCGCCTCACCTCCACTGCTCTTCGCTCTATTCTTCTTAGGAGAGCTATTCATGCGATTacttcctttttcctttcCCTTGCCATTATCGGACGCAGGATGTTCACTCTTTCGATGTCCAGATAGCTGGCGGACGCCTTTGCCTTTGCCAGACTTGGATTTCTACAGTAAAAAGAGATAATCGTTGAGGTAACAAGCACCCGGGAGATCCAACAAGCAGCGAGCCGATTGAGAGACGCACCATTCCGGTCTTAAGGTATCGAGATTCCTCAGCGGCGCCCACGACCAGTGGTGCGACGGTTATGAGTGATACAACGGCAGTAGAGAATTTCATTTTGCAGGTCCGATAATGTTAGGATGCCGATAGAAAAATCCTTGGTGGCAACTCACAAAATTATGAGCTTTATCAGTGCGCCCAAGAGATGAGATCTTTTCCTCGGTCTTGCATCCGATCCCATCAATTGTAAGAAAGTACACGTGAGCCTGGTCATGGTTTCTCTAAAGAATCTAATTGTAATTTGTGAACGGTTCTCTGATTTAGGACGTATAGACCGTATATCGTTCGACAACCATGAAGATTGTTTTGACAAAGATGATTTATCACTGTCGAATCTAGCGAATCTTGAAAAATGTGTACTGAAGATTCGACACTTTACGTTAACAAAGCGTCCATTTCATGGTACGGTGTATGGCGTTTTTGTCACGGATCTTTAAGATTCGTTGACACGTAAAACATATTTGCACTTGGCTGACTCATACAAACGCCCCGCAAATCATCTATTATGATGCTTAAAAAGATGAGTCATGCTTCTCTCTTCTTGTTTAGTATTCTGTGTCTACTTGTGTATCTTCCGAATTGACAAGTCTTTTTTTAATCTATGTTCTTCTCTAATTACAGTCGGCCGGGAAGTCAGCTCCCAGCGCATTCTTCGCACATGCGCGACACTTAACCCTCTTGGTCCACATTATTTCTGGTGGGAAACTTGGCGTACGACTTCACCAAATGCTTCAGCTTTGAAATTTTTCAGCGTCCGGTGGGGACGGCCGCAGAGAAAAATCGAAACGGGGACACGAATCTATTATGCTGAAAAACCAATCCTCCTGCTAGTTTTGGTCCCATGAAGATCTCGACGCCAAAATCCCTGCCGTGAACGaaattttggtcgtgtaGGGAAACGTCGCCATTTTATACGTTACGATATTAGGGCAAATTGCCGTGGCCGagcgttgacagtgaatgaatCTCCACGCGACGCGGCTCCGGGTATCGTATATTTACACACCGGCGTACTAGATTCGTTCCAGCAAGTCTTCCGATTGCACGACTTCTTCCGTACCATCGGGTCGGCTGTTGGGGACGAGAATATCTTTGGCGAAGCGATCAAGAATGTAGCCCGTCaatccccaaatcacgtgCGGACCCCCCAAAAAGATGGGTGCGCGTCCTTCCTTATACACCCAGGCATCTTGGTCGACGAGGGATCGCAGCGGTATGGTAAAGACTTGCGCGACTTCGTCCGGATTGGGGTACAGGTCCGGTGGTAGTTCCCCTAGATAACAAACAACGGGTGTAACAGCGACACCGACCAAGTGGTGCACTTCGCCCCAATTAGTGCGGAACACGCCCAGTACGGCTATATTTTGGTCCTCCAGCCCACCAATTTCTTCCTTCATTTCTCGTAAACATGTATTGACAATCGTCCGGTCCGCAATTTCGCAAACTTTCCCTCCCGGCAAGCAGACTTGGTTGGGATGTGCCCTTAGATGGGACGctcgtttttccaaaagtagCGAGGGTACACCGTGTACGGTACAGAGTGGAATGACGACGGCGGCTCGTTGCGAATGTGCCGCCACGACGGTCCGGGGCATGCGCCCGAGCGTTTTGCGCAATCGTTCGAGGGCAAAATCATCCAACAAGGCGGTGACGTTGAGTTTTCCGCCGGACTGTCGTCGTTCCAGCACCAGTCTCGGATGATAAATCCGCAAAAGTCGTTGAAGGGCCGGCCAGTCTGCTTCGTCCGCCAAG from Phaeodactylum tricornutum CCAP 1055/1 chromosome 23, whole genome shotgun sequence includes:
- a CDS encoding predicted protein, which translates into the protein MIGWDRERLVHGQCQVVGVTCGGGSTKRDGRFLRKGLVGDTLLLATRRFADKSSTEHEADEDANQSVPPWDATTTTGTSRTTTTKTTPPSDTAHQRVWTSQRETYEWHDRILDEKTLRRESLYAMIEAQKDHSDKSSGGRMKSRQLGVLHEDPATDMQLLTQNYTLPAVASALRDREDVLQQAAVLADEADWPALQRLLRIYHPRLVLERRQSGGKLNVTALLDDFALERLRKTLGRMPRTVVAAHSQRAAVVIPLCTVHGVPSLLLEKRASHLRAHPNQVCLPGGKVCEIADRTIVNTCLREMKEEIGGLEDQNIAVLGVFRTNWGEVHHLVGVAVTPVVCYLGELPPDLYPNPDEVAQVFTIPLRSLVDQDAWVYKEGRAPIFLGGPHVIWGLTGYILDRFAKDILVPNSRPDGTEEVVQSEDLLERI